In Bacteroidota bacterium, one DNA window encodes the following:
- a CDS encoding relaxase/mobilization nuclease domain-containing protein, which yields MIVKIKTRKRPSFRQLIEYMMKDKARLFDKDEQSFVIAHNLRGNSIDEWVKQFQKNEEYRTRKRKDSVMLTHEIISFHRDEENISLAKMEDMAREYIRQRNPNGIYLAVPHTDKEHYHIHICVSGVEYKTGKAMRMSKEQFQTLKKNIQQYQKDKYPELSKSIVNHEKQKGKSKNISDAEYQIKQRTGRASMKEELAEKINECLAKAKSMDGFIRILKTENIRPYERGGRFTGVWYENAKYRFSRLQIDMAKVVELNKTVERERQIQIMRSGRKNKSRGISK from the coding sequence ATGATAGTTAAAATCAAAACACGTAAACGCCCTTCCTTCCGGCAATTGATTGAATATATGATGAAGGATAAGGCGAGACTGTTTGACAAGGACGAGCAGAGTTTTGTCATTGCTCACAATCTGCGAGGGAACAGCATTGACGAATGGGTAAAGCAATTTCAAAAGAACGAAGAATACAGAACAAGAAAAAGAAAAGACAGCGTTATGCTCACGCATGAAATTATTTCTTTTCATAGGGACGAAGAGAATATTTCCCTTGCAAAAATGGAAGATATGGCGAGGGAATACATCCGGCAGAGAAACCCCAACGGCATTTATCTTGCTGTGCCGCATACGGACAAGGAACATTACCACATCCATATCTGCGTTTCCGGTGTGGAATACAAAACAGGGAAGGCGATGCGGATGAGCAAGGAGCAATTTCAAACGCTGAAGAAAAATATTCAGCAGTATCAAAAAGATAAATACCCCGAACTCTCAAAATCCATTGTAAATCACGAAAAACAAAAGGGGAAATCAAAAAATATTTCCGATGCGGAGTATCAAATCAAACAACGTACCGGCAGAGCAAGCATGAAAGAAGAACTGGCGGAGAAAATAAATGAATGCCTTGCCAAAGCGAAATCAATGGATGGGTTTATTCGAATTCTGAAAACAGAAAATATCAGACCGTATGAACGGGGCGGAAGATTTACCGGAGTTTGGTATGAAAATGCCAAGTATAGATTCAGCCGATTGCAAATAGATATGGCTAAGGTTGTGGAGTTAAATAAAACAGTGGAGAGGGAGAGGCAGATTCAGATTATGAGAAGCGGAAGAAAAAATAAATCAAGAGGGATTTCAAAATGA
- a CDS encoding type IV secretory system conjugative DNA transfer family protein, producing the protein MNLIEKIFDTTISIMEGALKLGFEMAEMVFSGIPKKKEGYKAEFASQGSLLSSRQYGFCLTGDKNLSVKNSYQNALIVGGTGVGKSSIVLIPSLFTMKGSFVIHDPSGELYNKSAGYLKEKGYLIKQLNFSNPIASSGFNPLQRANTSSEINKVSSMLVQNALGGNGNSKDPFWHNQAISLIAMLITLLKKQDKQYQNLYNLRLLLNAMGGNPKQIDKLFSKHADENLFTEYKSFLAYDEKVMSGTIASCKAALQTFSDEAIARVTSTDSIDMQEFRNKLTALYIQNSVADQKYYSTLTSIFTEQFFSHILSRFPNESENDVWFLIDECSSLILPTLPLAVANVRKHRSGIMLIVQDFAQIIHNYGRHEAEAIKSNCFAKMFFTGQSLETSRELEQTLGRFEYENKEGKKIIRELMTRDEIRTMKINRALLVCGHHSPILARLKPYYQSRLFRLYSELPPPVLPSCLSDALPALTLNDN; encoded by the coding sequence ATGAATCTAATCGAAAAAATATTTGATACGACTATTTCAATAATGGAAGGCGCGCTGAAACTTGGTTTTGAAATGGCTGAGATGGTATTTTCAGGCATTCCGAAAAAGAAAGAAGGATACAAAGCAGAGTTTGCTTCACAGGGTTCGCTGCTTTCATCTAGGCAATATGGTTTTTGTTTGACAGGAGATAAAAATCTTTCAGTAAAAAACTCATATCAGAATGCATTGATTGTGGGCGGCACAGGCGTTGGTAAAAGTTCCATAGTTCTCATCCCAAGTTTATTCACCATGAAGGGCAGTTTTGTAATCCATGACCCTTCGGGCGAGCTATATAATAAATCCGCAGGATACCTGAAAGAAAAAGGATATTTAATCAAGCAACTGAATTTTTCCAATCCGATTGCTTCTTCCGGATTCAATCCTTTGCAGAGAGCCAATACCTCGAGCGAGATAAATAAAGTATCAAGCATGCTTGTGCAGAATGCGCTGGGGGGAAATGGCAATAGCAAAGACCCGTTCTGGCACAATCAGGCAATCTCCTTAATCGCCATGCTGATTACGCTTTTGAAAAAGCAGGATAAACAATATCAGAACTTGTACAACCTGCGCCTGCTGTTAAACGCGATGGGCGGCAATCCCAAACAGATAGACAAACTATTTTCCAAACACGCGGATGAAAATCTATTTACCGAATACAAATCTTTTCTGGCTTACGATGAAAAAGTGATGTCTGGAACCATCGCCAGTTGCAAAGCTGCTTTGCAAACATTCTCCGATGAAGCCATTGCCAGAGTGACAAGCACCGACAGCATTGATATGCAGGAGTTCAGGAATAAGTTAACGGCATTATATATTCAAAACTCCGTTGCTGACCAGAAATATTATTCCACCCTCACCAGTATTTTCACAGAACAATTTTTCTCCCATATTCTTTCAAGGTTCCCGAATGAATCGGAAAATGATGTCTGGTTTCTGATAGACGAATGTTCCTCTCTTATTTTACCCACGCTTCCTCTCGCTGTGGCGAATGTCAGAAAACACCGTTCGGGCATCATGCTCATCGTGCAGGACTTCGCCCAGATAATTCATAATTACGGACGGCATGAAGCCGAGGCGATTAAATCAAACTGTTTTGCCAAAATGTTCTTCACGGGACAATCTTTGGAAACTTCGCGCGAACTGGAGCAAACACTTGGTCGTTTTGAATACGAAAACAAAGAAGGAAAGAAAATTATCCGCGAACTGATGACCAGGGATGAAATACGCACTATGAAGATAAACCGCGCTTTATTGGTTTGCGGGCATCATTCGCCTATACTCGCCCGCCTGAAACCCTACTACCAATCGCGCCTGTTTCGCCTATACAGCGAATTGCCACCCCCGGTGCTACCATCCTGCCTCTCTGACGCTTTACCCGCCTTAACGCTTAATGACAACTGA
- a CDS encoding phosphatase PAP2 family protein: MKKTLLQNLAFLLPYLLFLISAGIFLSLHSKAEAHILLNQYRSEFLDYFFRYITFFGDFVTVIAVTFLLCLYKYRFAILVGGSNILSAGITQSLKHSIFDDVVRPKKFFEGMNTLNLVPGFENYLYNSFPSGHSTSAFTTFFCLALVVKNKMLKFLMFAIALTVGFSRVYLSQHFLNDVYAGSLIGVITSLAVYRFVFLSERPANAKWMENSLMNRK, encoded by the coding sequence ATGAAAAAAACCCTTCTGCAGAACCTTGCCTTTCTTCTTCCTTACCTGTTATTTCTCATTTCTGCAGGAATTTTTCTTTCCCTTCATTCAAAAGCCGAAGCACATATACTGCTCAACCAGTACAGATCAGAATTCCTTGATTATTTTTTCAGATACATTACTTTTTTCGGAGATTTTGTAACAGTAATTGCAGTTACATTTCTGCTATGTCTTTATAAATATCGATTTGCAATTCTGGTGGGTGGGAGTAATATTTTGTCAGCGGGTATAACTCAATCGCTTAAGCATTCCATCTTTGATGATGTTGTGCGACCAAAAAAATTTTTTGAAGGAATGAATACTTTAAACCTTGTGCCCGGATTTGAAAATTATCTCTACAACAGCTTCCCGAGCGGACACAGCACGTCAGCTTTCACTACTTTTTTTTGTCTTGCATTGGTGGTGAAAAATAAAATGCTCAAGTTCCTGATGTTTGCGATTGCTCTCACTGTTGGATTTTCCCGCGTGTACCTCTCTCAGCATTTTCTGAACGATGTTTATGCTGGCTCACTAATTGGCGTTATTACTTCTCTGGCAGTTTACAGATTTGTTTTTCTTTCTGAGAGACCAGCCAATGCAAAATGGATGGAAAACTCATTGATGAATCGTAAGTGA
- a CDS encoding DUF559 domain-containing protein, translated as MNTETPYHPKNKIRIVTAASLFDGHDAAINIMRRIMQSTGAEVIHLGHDRAVEEVVDCAIQEDAHAIAMTSYQGGHIEYFKYMYDLLKKKGAEHIKIFGGGGGTILPSEIEELQKYGITRIYHPDDGRHMGLQGMINDVLKSCDYPFGNNLNGEFTPISVKDKKNIARLISAAENFPHESKPILAKIKKKSAAINTPVLGITGTGGAGKSSLIDELVRRFILDFPGKHIGIVSIDPSKKKTGGALLGDRIRMNAILNEHVYMRSLATRQSNIAISKHADDAVNILKAAGFDLIIVETSGIGQSDTEITDHADVSLYVMTPEFGAASQLEKIDMLDFADVIAINKFDKRGAMDALRDVRKQYKRNRNIFKVADEKLPVFGTIASQFNDPGTNSLYKSVIDKINERKGTKFISKFAITKEMSEKIYIIPPSRTRYLSDITDNNRKYDEWVRTQSEIAEKLYVLHQTILLFGGPDLLHGSPPLKGGGDFTGKYSKGLMNHPVLKTFRKEKRNALTPAEAKLWTILQGRKLKGRKFRRQHSIGPYIVDFFCPEEQLAIEVDGNHHYNAVGADYDYERTIFINTYGIKVLRFENKMIFEQTNFVIEGIIQAYGWENTTTPAHPLQGGELLKTLTKKFIVTLETLDPHNWKLIEDWQKKIKKYKDENYIFKVRDKEIKIKTHSESLSHTQVPKVSLPRFKSWGEILRWSLAENVPGEFPYAAGIYPFKREGEDPARMFAGEGCPERTNKRFHYVSKGLPAKRLSTAFDSVTLYGNDPDYRPDIYGKIGNSGVSICCLDDAKKLYSGFNLANPKTSVSMTINGPAPMMLGFFMNAAIDQQCEIYIKQNGLEKEVKKKIEKFYKEKKCIRPKYNAPMPEGNDGLGLMLLGITGDNILEKNVYEKIKTETLKQVRGTVQADILKEDQAQNTCIFSTEFALRMMGDVQEYFINNKVRNFYSVSISGYHIAEAGANPISQLAFTLANGFTFVEYYLNRGMNINDFGPNLSFFFSNGIDPEYAVIGRVARRIWAKAMKYKYGADERSQMLKYHIQTSGRSLHAQEIDFNDIRTTLQALYAIYDNCNSLHTNAYDEAITTPTEESVRRAMAIQLIINKELGLAKNENPLQGSFIIEEMTDLVEDAVCAEFDRITERGGVLGAMETMYQRSKIQEESLYYETLKHTGEFPIIGVNTFLSSKGSPTILPKEVIRATEEEKQEQIKTIENLHRKFSKESDDALKKLQLAAVQNKNIFAELMVAAKYCSLGQITNSLFEVGGQYRRNM; from the coding sequence ATGAATACCGAAACTCCATACCACCCGAAAAATAAAATCCGCATTGTTACTGCCGCTTCGCTGTTTGACGGTCACGATGCCGCCATCAACATCATGCGAAGGATTATGCAGAGCACAGGAGCTGAAGTGATTCACCTTGGGCACGACCGCGCGGTGGAAGAAGTGGTGGATTGCGCCATTCAGGAAGATGCGCACGCCATTGCAATGACTTCGTATCAGGGCGGACATATTGAATATTTTAAATACATGTATGACTTGCTGAAGAAAAAGGGAGCGGAGCACATAAAAATTTTCGGAGGCGGAGGCGGAACAATTCTTCCAAGCGAAATTGAAGAATTGCAGAAGTACGGCATCACGCGCATTTATCATCCTGATGACGGACGCCATATGGGTTTGCAGGGAATGATTAACGATGTTTTGAAATCCTGCGACTATCCATTCGGAAATAATTTGAATGGAGAATTCACACCTATTTCGGTGAAGGATAAAAAAAACATTGCGCGATTAATTTCTGCTGCTGAAAATTTTCCTCATGAAAGCAAACCGATTCTTGCAAAAATAAAAAAGAAAAGCGCTGCCATCAATACTCCAGTTCTTGGAATCACCGGAACAGGTGGCGCTGGAAAATCCTCTCTCATAGATGAATTGGTGAGAAGATTTATTCTTGACTTTCCGGGCAAACATATCGGAATTGTTTCTATTGACCCATCGAAGAAAAAAACCGGTGGGGCATTATTGGGAGACAGAATCCGTATGAATGCCATCCTCAACGAACATGTTTACATGCGTTCGCTTGCCACACGCCAAAGCAACATTGCCATCAGCAAGCACGCGGATGATGCTGTGAATATTCTCAAGGCAGCAGGATTCGATCTGATAATTGTAGAAACATCCGGCATCGGGCAGAGCGATACGGAAATTACCGACCATGCGGATGTTTCGCTCTATGTTATGACTCCTGAATTTGGCGCTGCATCGCAGCTTGAAAAAATTGATATGCTTGATTTTGCTGATGTGATTGCGATAAATAAATTTGATAAGCGCGGTGCAATGGATGCGCTTCGTGATGTGCGCAAGCAATACAAACGCAACAGAAATATTTTCAAGGTTGCTGACGAAAAACTTCCTGTGTTCGGAACCATCGCATCACAGTTCAACGACCCGGGAACAAATTCACTCTACAAATCTGTTATTGACAAGATTAATGAAAGGAAGGGTACAAAGTTTATATCAAAATTTGCTATCACAAAAGAAATGAGCGAGAAGATTTACATCATTCCTCCTTCACGCACACGCTATCTCTCCGATATAACAGATAACAACCGCAAATACGATGAATGGGTAAGAACTCAGAGCGAGATTGCAGAAAAACTTTATGTGTTGCATCAGACAATTTTATTGTTTGGCGGTCCGGATTTATTACATGGCTCTCCCCCTTTGAAAGGGGGAGGAGATTTTACAGGAAAATACTCGAAAGGATTAATGAATCATCCCGTTTTAAAAACTTTTCGCAAAGAAAAAAGAAATGCATTGACTCCAGCCGAAGCAAAACTCTGGACAATATTACAAGGCAGAAAGCTTAAAGGAAGAAAATTCAGAAGGCAGCATTCCATTGGACCATACATAGTTGATTTTTTCTGTCCGGAAGAACAATTAGCAATAGAGGTTGATGGAAACCATCATTATAATGCAGTTGGAGCGGATTACGATTATGAGCGAACAATATTTATTAATACTTATGGAATAAAAGTATTAAGATTTGAAAACAAAATGATTTTTGAGCAGACAAATTTTGTTATTGAAGGAATTATACAAGCGTATGGATGGGAAAATACAACCACCCCTGCCCATCCTTTACAAGGAGGGGAGTTATTAAAAACTCTAACAAAAAAATTTATTGTAACACTCGAAACTCTTGATCCTCATAACTGGAAACTTATTGAGGATTGGCAGAAGAAAATTAAAAAATATAAAGACGAAAACTACATTTTCAAAGTCCGCGACAAGGAAATTAAAATCAAAACTCATTCTGAAAGTTTATCACATACTCAGGTTCCGAAAGTTTCTCTTCCAAGATTCAAATCGTGGGGAGAAATTCTCAGATGGTCGCTTGCAGAAAATGTGCCCGGAGAATTTCCTTATGCAGCAGGAATTTACCCTTTCAAGCGCGAAGGCGAAGACCCTGCAAGAATGTTCGCTGGTGAAGGATGCCCTGAAAGAACCAATAAGCGCTTCCATTATGTTTCAAAAGGATTGCCAGCGAAAAGATTATCCACCGCGTTTGACAGCGTAACGCTCTATGGAAATGACCCTGATTATCGTCCGGACATCTATGGAAAAATCGGCAACAGCGGAGTTTCCATTTGCTGTCTGGATGATGCAAAAAAATTGTACAGCGGTTTCAATCTTGCCAACCCTAAAACTTCTGTGAGCATGACCATCAATGGTCCAGCTCCCATGATGCTCGGATTCTTCATGAATGCAGCTATTGACCAGCAATGTGAAATATATATTAAACAAAATGGACTGGAAAAAGAAGTAAAAAAGAAGATTGAAAAATTCTACAAAGAAAAAAAATGCATTCGCCCGAAATACAATGCACCCATGCCAGAAGGTAATGACGGGCTTGGTTTGATGCTGCTTGGAATTACCGGAGACAATATTCTTGAGAAAAATGTTTATGAAAAAATCAAAACCGAAACACTGAAGCAAGTTCGCGGAACGGTGCAGGCAGATATTTTAAAAGAAGATCAGGCGCAGAACACCTGTATTTTCTCTACGGAGTTCGCGCTGCGAATGATGGGAGATGTGCAGGAATATTTTATCAATAACAAAGTAAGAAATTTTTATTCCGTTTCCATCAGCGGCTATCACATAGCAGAAGCAGGAGCGAATCCGATTTCACAACTTGCCTTCACGCTGGCAAATGGTTTCACATTTGTGGAATATTATCTGAATCGCGGAATGAACATCAATGACTTCGGTCCGAATCTTTCTTTCTTTTTCTCGAACGGAATTGATCCAGAATATGCAGTAATAGGAAGGGTTGCGCGAAGAATCTGGGCAAAGGCGATGAAATATAAATACGGTGCGGATGAACGTTCGCAGATGCTGAAATATCACATACAAACATCGGGCAGAAGTTTGCACGCGCAGGAAATTGATTTCAACGATATACGCACTACGCTGCAGGCGCTTTATGCAATTTACGACAACTGCAATTCACTTCACACGAATGCGTATGATGAAGCTATCACTACTCCGACAGAAGAAAGTGTGCGCAGGGCAATGGCGATTCAACTCATCATCAATAAAGAATTAGGACTGGCAAAGAATGAAAATCCACTGCAAGGTTCATTCATTATAGAAGAGATGACTGATCTGGTGGAAGATGCTGTGTGTGCAGAATTTGACAGAATCACCGAGCGCGGAGGAGTTTTGGGAGCAATGGAAACCATGTATCAGCGAAGTAAAATTCAAGAGGAGAGTTTGTATTATGAAACATTGAAACACACAGGAGAATTTCCGATCATTGGAGTAAATACTTTTCTTTCGTCAAAAGGTTCACCCACCATTCTTCCAAAAGAAGTGATACGAGCAACAGAAGAAGAAAAGCAAGAGCAGATAAAAACGATTGAGAATCTTCATAGGAAATTTTCAAAAGAATCTGATGATGCGCTGAAGAAACTTCAACTGGCAGCTGTGCAGAACAAAAATATTTTTGCCGAACTGATGGTTGCTGCAAAATATTGTTCGCTCGGACAAATTACTAATTCATTATTTGAGGTTGGCGGGCAATACAGAAGAAATATGTGA
- a CDS encoding tetratricopeptide repeat protein — translation MNILYQLSEESNDDRDVLNYASQSMQLAEKLNYKKGIADASNNVGYAYMNLGDIPKALEYYHRSLKIQEELSVQETDSTAVRESKIGIANSLNNIAYVYDNQGDITMALEYFHKSLTIREEIKDKAGTAQSLNNIGVVYNKKGDVPNSLECFQKSLSLHEELKDKNGIGGALSNIGTIYHKAGDISKALEYYQKSLAIRETINDKAGIANTLINIGGIFFIQKNYSKAEKYFIRSLQLAKEIGFPASIRNASNQLSNIYSVQSKFKQAFEMQVLFKKMADSISNEETRKSSVKKQMQYDFEKKEQSIKSVQDKKDAVANAESRKQKLITGFTVFGLLFTAVFAFFIFRERKKSEKLLLNILPIETARELKTSGKAKAKHYEQVTVMFTDFKGFTNIAEKLSAEELVSELDFLFKKFDEIISNYQIEKIKTIGDAYMCASGLPTPNNNHAENIVNASLEMQNWMTSQNGKWQLRIGIHTGPVTAGVVGNKKFAYDIWGDTVNIAARMEQSGESGKINISGNTYQFISPVLVEKGWEVKHRGKIPAKNIGEVDMYFIEMKSAANT, via the coding sequence GTGAATATTCTTTATCAGTTAAGCGAAGAATCTAATGATGACCGAGATGTTCTCAACTACGCTTCGCAGTCTATGCAACTTGCCGAAAAATTAAATTATAAAAAAGGAATCGCTGATGCCTCTAACAATGTTGGTTATGCCTACATGAACCTTGGCGATATTCCAAAGGCACTTGAATATTACCACAGAAGTTTAAAAATTCAGGAAGAACTTTCTGTACAAGAAACCGATTCAACTGCAGTTCGTGAAAGCAAAATCGGAATTGCCAATTCATTAAATAATATTGCCTATGTGTACGATAACCAGGGCGACATTACAATGGCGCTTGAATATTTTCATAAAAGCTTAACAATACGTGAAGAAATAAAAGACAAAGCAGGAACCGCCCAATCACTAAATAATATCGGAGTTGTCTATAATAAAAAGGGGGATGTTCCAAATTCACTTGAATGTTTCCAAAAAAGTTTATCCTTACACGAAGAACTAAAAGATAAAAACGGCATAGGGGGAGCATTAAGTAACATCGGTACAATTTATCATAAGGCGGGCGACATTAGTAAAGCGCTTGAATATTATCAAAAAAGTTTAGCGATACGGGAAACAATAAATGATAAAGCAGGAATTGCAAACACACTCATTAACATTGGTGGTATTTTTTTTATACAAAAAAATTACAGCAAAGCAGAAAAATATTTTATCCGCTCTCTGCAATTAGCAAAAGAAATTGGTTTCCCCGCGAGCATTCGCAATGCAAGCAATCAGCTGAGCAATATTTATTCAGTGCAGAGCAAATTCAAACAGGCGTTTGAAATGCAAGTGCTGTTTAAGAAAATGGCAGATAGTATTAGTAATGAAGAAACACGCAAGTCATCGGTAAAGAAACAAATGCAATATGATTTTGAAAAAAAAGAACAGTCCATAAAGTCCGTTCAGGATAAAAAAGACGCAGTAGCAAATGCAGAAAGTCGGAAACAGAAATTAATTACAGGGTTTACAGTTTTCGGACTGCTATTTACAGCAGTGTTTGCTTTCTTCATATTCCGTGAGAGAAAAAAGAGCGAAAAACTACTGCTGAATATTTTGCCCATTGAAACAGCACGTGAACTCAAAACTTCGGGAAAGGCAAAAGCAAAACATTATGAGCAGGTTACCGTGATGTTCACCGATTTTAAAGGATTTACAAACATTGCAGAAAAACTTTCTGCTGAAGAATTAGTAAGCGAGCTGGATTTTTTGTTCAAAAAGTTTGATGAAATCATTTCTAACTATCAAATAGAAAAGATAAAAACAATCGGAGATGCTTATATGTGTGCAAGCGGACTTCCTACTCCGAATAATAATCATGCTGAGAATATCGTTAACGCAAGTTTAGAAATGCAAAACTGGATGACCAGTCAAAACGGAAAGTGGCAATTGAGAATCGGCATTCATACTGGACCTGTCACTGCAGGAGTGGTGGGTAATAAAAAATTCGCTTATGATATATGGGGAGATACCGTGAATATAGCTGCAAGAATGGAGCAATCAGGTGAATCCGGGAAAATAAATATATCGGGAAACACATACCAGTTTATCTCCCCAGTGCTTGTGGAAAAGGGATGGGAAGTGAAGCACAGAGGAAAAATTCCAGCAAAAAACATTGGAGAAGTGGATATGTATTTTATAGAAATGAAATCTGCTGCAAACACATAA
- a CDS encoding SpoIIE family protein phosphatase, with protein sequence MKSRKKKNIAQPDLIFNSLREQIIKALNPEGNEEGKDGMDAVLCSFDPSPDGGKLEFACANNPLWILRNNQWLEFKPDKFPIGMQGENKPFTLQKVQLQKGDLVYSFTDGYADQFGGEKGKKLKYKNFQQLLLNTSEKRMDEQKIMHISLRLFFYYLYSPKNTVWI encoded by the coding sequence ATGAAATCACGAAAGAAAAAAAATATTGCTCAGCCCGATTTGATTTTTAATTCCCTGCGGGAACAAATCATCAAAGCGTTAAACCCTGAAGGCAACGAAGAAGGAAAAGATGGAATGGATGCGGTGCTTTGCAGTTTTGATCCATCACCAGACGGAGGGAAACTTGAATTTGCCTGCGCCAACAATCCTTTGTGGATTTTACGCAACAATCAATGGCTTGAATTCAAACCCGATAAATTTCCAATTGGGATGCAGGGAGAAAACAAACCGTTTACGTTGCAGAAAGTTCAACTGCAAAAAGGCGACTTGGTTTATTCCTTCACGGATGGCTATGCCGACCAGTTTGGAGGAGAAAAAGGGAAAAAATTAAAATACAAGAACTTTCAGCAATTACTTTTGAATACTTCTGAAAAAAGAATGGATGAACAAAAAATAATGCACATATCCCTAAGATTATTTTTTTATTATCTTTATTCTCCAAAAAATACAGTATGGATATAA
- a CDS encoding IS1595 family transposase: protein MPLPEWFATIALVLNAKSGMAAKEVQRNIGMTYKTAFYTCMRVRVGMLMPATKLHGIIEMDEAYFGGKARKRKNIADSQPSISDKGIKLKRGRGTNRVSVAAMVQRKGNVKSKVIEKLTKRNLLAMLKHYASNENSILVTDGFKSYKALEDYIERLVIIHKKQFSKGIVHINTIEGFWSYVKNGIKGSYKAISKKYLPFYLVEYEWKYNHKTFRGNEFESFLKNALHHPKELYHWKATSTEQVKQVAYGK, encoded by the coding sequence ATGCCATTGCCTGAATGGTTCGCCACCATTGCGTTGGTTTTAAATGCCAAAAGTGGAATGGCAGCCAAAGAAGTTCAGCGCAATATCGGAATGACCTATAAGACCGCTTTCTATACCTGTATGCGCGTGCGCGTGGGTATGCTGATGCCCGCGACCAAACTACACGGAATAATTGAAATGGATGAAGCATATTTCGGAGGAAAGGCACGAAAAAGAAAAAACATTGCCGACAGCCAGCCCAGCATATCGGACAAGGGAATAAAATTAAAGCGCGGACGAGGAACAAATCGCGTTTCGGTGGCTGCAATGGTACAAAGGAAAGGAAATGTGAAAAGCAAGGTGATTGAAAAACTTACCAAAAGAAATCTTTTAGCCATGCTGAAACATTATGCGAGCAATGAAAATTCAATACTCGTAACCGATGGCTTTAAGTCATACAAGGCGTTGGAGGACTACATTGAAAGATTGGTAATAATTCACAAAAAACAATTCAGCAAAGGAATAGTTCACATCAATACCATAGAGGGATTTTGGAGTTATGTAAAGAATGGCATCAAGGGAAGTTACAAAGCCATCAGCAAAAAATATCTGCCGTTTTATCTGGTAGAGTATGAATGGAAATACAATCACAAAACTTTTCGGGGAAATGAGTTTGAATCGTTCCTAAAAAATGCGCTCCATCACCCGAAAGAATTATATCATTGGAAAGCAACATCAACGGAACAAGTAAAACAAGTAGCGTATGGAAAATAA
- a CDS encoding transposase, protein MATNILQITKQFNTQRKCVSYLRKIRWGKTVKCPFCESKKVRVVDSERGAILL, encoded by the coding sequence ATGGCAACAAATATACTTCAAATCACCAAACAGTTTAACACACAGAGGAAATGTGTGTCTTACCTGCGAAAAATACGATGGGGAAAAACTGTAAAGTGTCCTTTTTGCGAAAGTAAAAAGGTAAGAGTCGTAGATTCAGAACGGGGGGCGATACTTTTGTAA